One window of the Podospora pseudocomata strain CBS 415.72m chromosome 7, whole genome shotgun sequence genome contains the following:
- the ASE1 gene encoding Microtubule bundling protein (COG:D; COG:Z; BUSCO:EOG092628LW; EggNog:ENOG503NWI1) — MDTSYLAQQVNTIIGQLHGLFDEIGVSSHERESREAELFSALSEALNNQVRLVTSEKKGMIEQAQKMMTTIRQMEASLDDSISRRYEDEDMKITYPLTRCLKVLEKKQNQVSRLHRERFEQVKTLVQALESYSSHLEPSFVKIELPPTAPNQSIPPTFDLSPKYVDKLDAEFTRVYEEYMHRVETVKGLGENIIQLWAELGTPQAQTDNAIVKYYRDAPEQLGLHQEDLARLKAKRDKLLKEKENRERRLRDLKDTVEGLWERLEVDEADRKAFLNSNRGCGIRQINEFEEELARLNELKRQNLHIFVEDARLKLQELWDTLYLSEEEMLEFTPAFSDVYSDALLEAHEREIVRLEVLKEQRAPTLALVDKHKSLIQERDELAASAQDSSRLMMRGQKGERRDPGKLLREEKMRKRIAKDLPKVIAELRKGLEKWEDDYGRPFLVHGERYLDVIELEDPPKPTPGPRSKTPANASAAPTAVTPGTSRSNSTLSRAKSVGSLNKPNPQRNGNKTPTTASTTTTTTKPTLARAATVTANTVISKGSPIRGSTVSHPRPPLSNLRNGNNSPERPRASDSVSSATGSLRLVMRAPPPKMRDLMPAPELKMEAPTTMPSFRSSMKLGSSVSIVRQVQPEDVYDERDRYSSQNSSDSRPSSREYTTTSRQTNHTDDSSRPPTREYNPPSRQNSTREREYDSSSSSTRQSYEPPSRSPLQYSQTAAAQQRQVSDTSTIVSGVSGSENWETYDDTSEPEVDVSEAYYAKVRAAQQAVGFGTIRGVQKLRSGGGIPPPSSQQRAGNVVVDEDGNRILSGGSEWTDEDAF, encoded by the exons ATGGACACCAGCTATCTGGCCCAGCAGGTCAATACAATAATTGGCCAGCTGCATGGCCTGTTTGACGAGATTGGAGTCTCCAGCCATGAGCGCGAGTCGCGAGAGGCAGAG CTCTTCTCTGCGCTCTCCGAGGCACTCAACAATCAAGTGCGACTTGTCACATCTGAAAAGAAGGGGATGATTGAGCAAGCGCAAAAAATGATGACCACCATCCGGCAAATGGAGGCTTCCCTAGACGACAGCATATCGCGCCGCtatgaggacgaggacatgAAAATCACTTATCCACTCACAAGGTGTCTCAAAGTTCTcgaaaaaaagcaaaatcAAGTCAGTCGGCTGCATAGAGAGCGATTCGAGCAGGTCAAGA CACTTGTTCAAGCGCTCGAATCTTACTCGTCACATCTTGAACCATCATTTGTCAAGATTGAGCTGCCGCCCACCGCGCCAAATCAATCAATTCCTCCAACGTTTGACTTATCACCCAAGTATGTGGACAAGTTGGATGCTGAGTTTACTCGTGTGTATGAGGAGTACATGCACCGCGTGGAAACTGTCAAGGGCTTGGGTGAGAATATCATCCAGCTCTGGGCTGAACTGGGAACCCCCCAAGCGCAAACAGATAATGCGATAGTGAAGTATTATCGCGATGCCCCCGAGCAGCTTGGTCTTCACCAGGAGGATCTTGCTCGTCTGAAGGCCAAGAGGGACAAGCTTttgaaagagaaggagaaccGCGAAAGACGTCTTAGAGACCTCAAAGATACTGTTGAGGGTCTTTGGGAGAGgctcgaggttgatgaggcggACCGTAAGGCGttcctcaacagcaaccgcGGCTGCGGAATCCGGCAGATTAACGAGTTCGAGGAGGAACTTGCGCGCCTCAATGAGCTGAAGAGGCAAAACCTTCACATCTTTGTCGAGGATGCTCGTCTGAAGCTTCAGGAACTTTGGGACACCCTGTATCTTTCTGAGGAAGAGATGCTCGAGTTCACGCCAGCCTTCTCCGATGTCTACAGCGATGCTCTTCTTGAGGCCCACGAACGCGAAATCGTTCGGCTCGAGGTCCTCAAAGAGCAACGAGCTCCTACTCTGGCTCTCGTTGACAAGCACAAGTCCCTCATTCAAGAAAGAGACGAGCTTGCCGCTTCAGCCCAGGATTCTTCCAGACTAATGATGCGCGGACAGAAAGGCGAGAGACGCGACCCAGGCAAGCTACTGCGCGAAGAGAAGATGAGAAAGCGCATCGCCAAGGACCTCCCCAAGGTCATCGCCGAGCTCCGCAAAGGCCTTGAGAAGTGGGAAGACGACTACGGCCGACCATTTCTTGTACACGGAGAGCGCTACCTGGATGTCATCGAACTCGAAGATCCCCCAAAACCGACCCCCGGCCCCAGGTCGAAGACACCAGCCAACGCCTCGGCAGCGCCCACCGCTGTGACCCCGGGCACCTCCAGGTCAAACAGCACCCTCTCCCGCGCCAAAAGCGTAGGCAGCCTGAACAAACCGAACCCGCAGCGGAACGGAAACAAAACCCCCACCACGGcgagcaccaccaccaccaccaccaaaccaactcTGGCCAGGGCGGCAACAGTCACAGCTAATACAGTCATCAGCAAGGGCAGTCCGATCCGCGGAAGCACGGTTAGCCACCCCCGACCGCCGCTCTCAAACCTTAGGAACGGGAACAACTCCCCGGAGCGACCTCGAGCATCGGATTCGGTTAGTAGTGCGACTGGAAGTCTGAGGCTTGTCATGAGAGCGCCACCGCCGAAAATGAGGGATTTGATGCCGGCTCCCGAGCTGAAAATGGAGGCACCGACGACGATGCCATCTTTCAGGAGTTCGATGAAGCTGGGGTCGAGTGTCAGCATTGTGAGGCAGGTCCAGCCCGAGGATGTTTATGACGAGAGGGACAGGTATTCTTCCCAGAACAGCAGCGATAGCAGGCCGAGCAGCAGGGAATACACCACCACTTCGAGACAGACGAATCACACGgacgacagcagcaggccGCCGACGAGGGAGTATAACCCGCCATCGAGGCAGAACTcgacgagggagagagagtatgattcgtcgtcgtcgtcgacgaggCAGAGCTATGAGCCGCCGTCGAGGAGTCCGCTGCAGTATTCACAGACGGCAGCAGCACAGCAGAGGCAGGTGTCGGACACGTCGACTATTGTTAGCGGGGTGTCGGGGTCGGAGAACTGGGAGACGTATGATGATACGAGCGAGCCGGAGGTGGATGTGTCCGAGGCGTATTATGCCAAGGTTAGGGCGGCGCAGCAGGCGGTGGGGTTTGGGACTATTAGGGGGGTGCAGAAGTTGAGAAGTGGTGGGGGGATtccgccgccgtcgtcgcaGCAACGTGCTGGGAATGTTGttgtggatgaggatggaaaTAGGATTTTGAGTGGGGGGAGTGAGTGGACTGATGAGGATGCTTTTTGA
- a CDS encoding hypothetical protein (EggNog:ENOG503PC7D; COG:S), with protein MDASSLLALPTSPAPSSLQIFALFINFFFPVLAFIVVSVRVAGRVASSQFSMDDWLVCIAMLMSVAETVISFFFIKTNFIGIPISQVPPHDPTQGLIWAYAVQILYNPILALVKSSALIFLSRLFGQKDGVRRFLLWLNIANISQMVAVFFAITFQCLPIAFNWDLTTRGGRCVDRRVLYTCTAVINIVTDLLILGTPIWIFAKLKIPRRTKMALLFVFLLGFLVTITSVVRLVLLVQGLFNLTALSDPTSNVGFVTSAIETNLALITASAPALRPIFRRRERGGWLGRSTIAPATTNGAPDLESGQKSVGWNKANRSSSPARSVRAKFGRGGSKLSRGGRARRGGRGGRLRPIITRVITTTEQQQELRSSSPRESEEQTMTRNGIMRVSDVQREIEEIAIGLARTTTMASRGSMEEERGRTRERVVVYSESIYPEYVPDLLPGDDGGGKLDLRVRDEERRYDEGRVSRRYGVVTPRTGVTPTGRGWEGSGRPF; from the exons ATGGACGCCTCTTCACTTCTTGCCCTGCCGACTTCGCCGGCACCATCTTCGCTACAGATTTTTGCGCTCTTTATCAACTTTTTCTTTCCGGTATTGGCTTTTATAGTGGTTTCCGTCAGGGTGGCGGGCAGGGTGGCCAGCAGCCAGTTTTCCATGGATGATTGGCTGGTCTGCATTGCCATGCTGATGTCGGTCGCAGAGACGGTCATCAGCTTCTTTT TCATCAAAACAAACTTCATCGGCATCCCCATCAGCCAAGTCCCACCCCACGACCCTACTCAGGGTCTTATCTGGGCTTATGCCGTGCAGATATTgtacaaccccatcctcgccctcgtcaAGTCATCTGCGCTTATTTTCCTGTCTCGATTGTTCGGCCAAAAAGACGGCGTCAGACGGTTTCTGCTCTGGCTCAACATTGCCAACATCTCCCAGATGGTGGCTGTCTTTTTTGCTATCACGTTTCAATGCCTACCCATCGCCTTTAATTGGGATCTCACTACTAGGGGTGGTAGGTGTGTTGACCGCCGGGTGCTATACACTTGCACGGCTGTGATCAACATCGTCACCGACCTCCTGATCTTGGGGACGCCGATTTGGATATTTGCCAAGCTGAAGATACCGAGACGGACAAAGATggcgttgttgtttgtttttttgttggggTTTTT AGTAACCATCACCTCCGTCGTCCGCCTCGTCTTGCTGGTTCAGGGATTATTCAACCTTACTGCGCTGTCTGATCCGACGTCGAACGTCGGGTTTGTCACCTCTGCCATTGAGACGAACCTGGCGCTTATTACCGCTTCTGCCCCGGCGTTGAGGCCTATAtttcggaggagggagaggggtgggtggttaGGTCgatccaccatcgccccTGCGACAACCAATGGAGCTCCTGATTTGGAATCAGGGCAGAAATCGGTTGGTTGGAACAAGGCTAATAGATCGTCCTCCCCTGCGAGGAGTGTCAGGGCTAAGTTTGGACGTGGCGGGAGTAAGTTgtctcgaggagggagagcgagaagaggtgggagaggagggagattaCGGCCTATCATCACCAGGGTCATCACGACGACcgaacagcagcaggagctcCGGAGTTCGAGCCCGAGGGAGAGCGAGGAgcagacgatgacgaggaatGGGATTATGAGGGTTAGTGATGTGCAGAGGGAAATTGAGGAGATTGCTattgggttggcgaggactACGACAATGGCGAGTAGGGGGtcgatggaggag gagagggggaggacaaGGGAGAGAGTGGTGGTTTATAGTGAGAGTATTTATCCGGAGTATGTTCCCGATTTATTacctggtgatgatgggggggggaaatTGgatttgagggtgagggatgaggagaggaggtatgatgaggggagggtgtcgaggaggtATGGGGTTGTTACGCCTAGGACTGGGGTGACGCCTacggggaggggttgggaggggagtgggcgGCCTTTTtag
- a CDS encoding hypothetical protein (EggNog:ENOG503NVCG): MMSARSYLVSRHASPPQPRPKSTPTPTPTPIPTSHLRSSSSAPAPTPTSIRTIAEEYERFPQHPTPVTVSNSSRVTAPAMPSKRRETSRLGSSALSPPRTTTTISRPTTPSTPVQIPSRPKSRDTLRPQKPHRHHGDRRHNSASHRPKDGHLPDVIPPSVAALLAITSIPPPRQTRSVRQAKMEKRMTVESIIERAQESEKELSLSLSKSPLDLLLMSPEDLEAESDSMSYCESSMGSVLSTRTVSLESMPSLCNSYATDTLSSLESPRTPIRRRSVKPTRRSLTPVASPPEEVLSHPLSSPEVAVEQLDFGVFDEDKAETQDKKVSRSPFKAAFKSNLTASLRALRQAAKSFSNLNFTSIPPEDFLTRSILTIDPQVPYTDERRPPPLEEEPTAALRRYLNPTTTARLEKPQSVTNGPALRTFTASIQMQTYKVHRARSGPSPGRSRYPSVGPSSASNTSQQQQVKPTPSEYPMPGPRQREMRENPDFIRIAVMEMAMRKRGKLDDQRPGRARWALPPRKPSTKPYEVGPDGVPARWVPVSC; the protein is encoded by the coding sequence ATGATGTCTGCACGTTCCTATCTTGTTTCCAGGCACGCCTCGCcgccccaacctcgacctaAATCTACACCTACACCTACACCTACACCtattcccacctcccaccttcgatcctcttcttctgcgccTGCGCCTACACCTACGTCCATCCGTACCATAGCTGAGGAATATGAACGCTTCCCTCAACATCCTACACCAGTCACcgtcagcaacagcagccgtGTTACCGCTCCCGCCATGCCCTCCAAGCGAAGAGAGACCAGTCGCCTTGGGTCCTCTGCCCTGAGCCCTCCTCGAACAACCACTACGATTTCTCGTCCTACAACCCCATCGACTCCTGTTCAGATTCCATCCAGACCAAAGTCTCGCGATACCCTTCGTCCCCAAAAGCCACATCGCCACCATGGCGACCGAAGGCACAACTCGGCGTCGCACCGTCCCAAGGATGGACACTTACCAGACGTCATTCCGCCATCTGTTGCTGCGCTGCTTGCCATCACGAGCATTCCACCGCCTAGGCAGACCAGGAGTGTGAGACaggccaagatggagaagcGCATGACTGTTGAGTCCATCATCGAGAGAGCCCAAGAATCCGAGAAGGAACTCAGCTTGTCCTTGAGCAAGAGTCCATTAGATCTGCTGCTGATGTCACCCGAGGATCTGGAGGCGGAGTCAGACAGCATGTCTTATTGCGAGAGCTCGATGGGTTCGGTTCTGTCGACGAGGACTGTCTCTCTGGAGTCTATGCCATCTCTTTGCAACTCTTACGCTACCGATACGCTTTCTTCCTTGGAATCTCCCCGGACACCAATTAGGAGGCGGAGTGTCAAGCCTACTCGGCGTTCCTTGACCCCCGTTGCTTCCCCTCCGGAGGAGGTTTTGTCTCACCCGCTCTCATCGCCCGAGGTGGCGGTTGAGCAGTTGGATTTCGGCGTTTTTGACGAGGACAAGGCTGAAACCCAAGACAAGAAGGTTTCGCGATCGCCTTTCAAGGCAGCATTCAAGTCGAATCTGACCGCTTCGTTGCGCGCCTTGCGCCAGGCCGCCAAGTCGTTCTCGAACCTGAACTTCACATCGATCCCACCAGAAGACTTTCTCACTAGGTCTATTCTCACCATCGACCCGCAGGTCCCTTACACTGATGAGCGCAGGCCACCTCCACTTGAGGAAGAGCCAACCGCAGCCTTGCGTCGCTACCTCAACCCGACGACAACTGCGCGACTCGAGAAGCCGCAGTCTGTCACCAATGGTCCCGCCCTACGAACATTTACGGCATCGATTCAGATGCAAACATACAAGGTCCACCGAGCGCGAAGTGGACCTTCTCCTGGCCGCTCCCGTTACCCATCAGTAGGACCATCTTCGGCATCAAACACAtcgcaacagcaacaggtCAAGCCGACGCCCTCCGAGTACCCCATGCCTGGACCACGCCAGCGGGAAATGCGCGAGAACCCCGACTTCATCCGCATTGCTGTTATGGAGATGGCTATGCGCAAACGGGGCAAGCTGGACGACCAACGGCCGGGCCGGGCAAGGTGGGCTCTGCCGCCCCGAAAACCTAGCACGAAGCCCTACGAGGTTGGTCCGGATGGAGTTCCAGCCAGATGGGTTCCTGTCAGCTGCTGA
- a CDS encoding hypothetical protein (EggNog:ENOG503P1M2; COG:S), with translation MKGQAMTGEAALIRAVQAFNKDTNIETLPERLENIWDILSEHHGGNFHAAEEMLSRSLLKQMVGKTENAERVRRYSRTWDVLGAVFQRTPLFSLAKSLADWKFIGILQQTLSELRDIAVDAGFRLDEIEDVEMTDAPGPGSPSPSRKRKRTETLVFDIVAQRTTSGCLLAAKALLEALRILLARCETKLNDGPPTHRMGAEHVKSLFSLSATDAAEILGPILDLCIAAHTCLDDASYREVSSWLSTLSSIWALHLQGPGDALEVAARLTSSATLLLGMLTDVADLGSRKIQSPTKERWAKDLRRFLSRNLMLPARAAFLNRNDRSVLQRAVEACSAGPPPRFMRRPSSSFLTFPVIFDLVGQSPREFGGNTSIKDYETWVQAVFDTMFTTSKTIPHLKGQVESEGKSAMRRVLEVATSRDEALSAESLRLVCKEFALGERKDDWDILLSIVKLNPDAFLLSEDGKELLNQILEKTKGSNSLTDEDREVAVEFIALLAEGYAQARDLSSFVKTWLHYLDSPKSEGKLDPLWAQEELAVTVASLVQFSLNANQLAELVAWLSEQEASAARVFLLEALSRGVAREEFIDAANMKIFDAIMAQKVSKKDALLISACRWSDAARTLAECTLEEAGRVWSRVGSHLKKTLKKSGVDGEDTFAAFECCVAAWLSNYLEGADEEETSKLVCSFLGKLEEDASSESRRRYISWILEEEPRLVSMVVDKTGKVPDIILSLVKPTPGDDSAGLRHAATVGKVLLKECDTGNQKLTDTLIDTVIKVIEESEAGTFQPSTKDAVLFLLNAPMETLSRSQREATMKTLISHVPQTSNKAGPLGVDYWEPVLSLMVKLMNEPTFYDGMSFSHLETVGAGLVLTTGNDAEVQRLFSLLYDLAVLTIRQMASGNLDSREKTYLSDAKAVLQEKTADGDTVVRLVLLRAFLATVQESKTAPRLEKAGLDFSGLGDDLFQMASSVATAGKWRGKKLLALLFALSALDSMGRDSVKQAVASAVKPLVKTSDKLVDEGIQAGWSIRMFLADHFLESLESPFQIELDMEISETGEVIKSAIEVPVLRKYVDAVVRHADEPIKLQYLKDLLLTKPPSRNELLGRLLIIDQLIHHLKGSKPSSSSSEFDLPQAHAILTKSLPALTTLPHIIQTTKTILFLLDHSTMKQFNIDLTLSRVSLLANSSSFQTLLASQSQLYLPLCSLLEVVIKRHRHRLEGHFHIVLSPLQDLLRLLLSKCDSSPQWEKNAQRFSRLLTLICEPTAATTAQTNHTVLESEKDRAKRYAGQYMYLVLMQYIKCQLEYVAPPHAIKEVLEKEGMYAIIRITSQEGLKIMSEGMDGGGRVVFKELWRRWERFGKWTGV, from the exons ATGAAGGGTCAGGCGATG ACAGGCGAAGCAGCCCTGATCAGGGCTGTTCAGGCATTCAACAAGGACACCAACATCGAAACACTACCAGAAAGACTCGAAAACATCTGGGATATACTATCAGAGCACCATGGAGGAAACTTTCACGCCGCCGAGGAAATGCTCTCGCGATCACTCCTAAAGCAAATGGTCGGGAAGACTGAGAATGCTGAAAGAGTGCGACGATACTCTCGCACATGGGACGTCTTGGGTGCCGTGTTTCAGCGCACCCCTCTCTTCTCCCTAGCAAAATCGCTGGCGGACTGGAAGTTCATCGGCATATTACAACAGACCTTGAGCGAGCTACGAGACATCGCGGTTGATGCAGGATTTAGGCTGGACGAGATCGAAGATGTAGAAATGACCGACGCCCCAGGCCCAGGAAGCCCATCACCCTCCAGGAAAAGAAAACGGACAGAGACGCTTGTGTTCGACATAGTGGCGCAACGGACAACATCGGGGTGCTTACTGGCTGCGAAGGCCCTTCTTGAGGCGCTCAGGATACTGCTGGCTCGATGCGAGACCAAGCTGAACGATGGACCACCAACACACCGGATGGGCGCTGAGCACGTCAAGTCATTGTTTTCATTGTCGGCGACCGATGCGGCTGAGATTCTCGGGCCAATACTGGACTTGTGCATTGCGGCTCATACCTGCTTGGATGATGCCTCGTACAGAGAGGTGTCTTCATGGCTGTCTACCCTCAGTTCTATTTGGGCCTTGCACCTACAAGGCCCAGGCGATGCTTTAGAGGTTGCGGCGCGTTTGACTTCTTCAGCAACCCTTCTTCTGGGGATGTTGACGGATGTGGCAGACCTAGGTTCCCGCAAAATCCAAAGTCCTACCAAGGAACGCTGGGCAAAGGATCTTCGTCGGTTCTTGTCCCGTAATCTGATGCTTCCTGCCAGGGCGGCTTTCCTCAACAGGAATGACCGGTCAGTTCTCCAGAGAGCTGTTGAGGCCTGTTCTGCTGGACCACCCCCACGCTTTATGCGTCgtccatcctcatcctttTTGACTTTCCCAGTCATTTTTGACTTGGTTGGCCAGTCTCCGCGTGAGTTTGGTGGTAACACCTCCATCAAGGACTATGAAACATGGGTCCAGGCGGTGTTCGATACCATGTTCACGACTTCAAAAaccatcccccacctcaaGGGTCAGGTAGAAAGCGAGGGCAAGTCAGCGATGCGGagggttttggaggtggcAACATCCCGAGACGAAGCTCTTTCAGCGGAGAGCCTCCGGCTGGTGTGCAAGGAATTTGCCCTTGGCGAGCGTAAGGATGATTGGGATATACTTTTGTCGATCGTAAAACTCAACCCCGATGCGTTTCTGCTCTCGGAGGACGGAAAGGAGCTTCTGAACCAGATTCTGGAAAAGACGAAAGGTTCAAATTCTTTGACTGATGAAGACCGGGAGGTGGCTGTCGAGTTCATTGCCCTCCTTGCCGAAGGATATGCCCAAGCCCGCGACTTGTCTTCGTTTGTCAAGACCTGGCTTCATTACCTCGATTCTCCCAAATCCGAAGGGAAATTGGACCCCCTGTGGGCACAAGAAGAGCTAGCGGTTACAGTCGCGTCTTTGGTCCAATTTTCTCTCAATGCCAATCAGCTTGCGGAGTTGGTAGCATGGCTATCGGAGCAAGAGGCAAGCGCGGCAAGGGTTTTCCTTCTTGAGGCTCTTTCTAGGGGTGTTGCTCGCGAGGAATTTATTGATGCGGCAAACATGAAGATTTTTGATGCTATCATGGCTCAGAAGGTCTCCAAGAAGGATGCCCTTCTCATCTCTGCTTGCCGTTGGAGTGATGCTGCCCGGACTCTCGCTGAATGCacgctggaggaggccggtcGGGTTTGGTCACGGGTCGGCTCACACCTAAAGAAGACTTTGAAGAAGtcgggggtggatggggaggatacCTTTGCTGCGTTCGAGTGCTGTGTTGCTGCTTGGCTGTCAAACTATCTTGAAGgtgccgatgaggaggaaacGTCTAAATTGGTCTGCTCCTTCCTTGGGAAACTTGAGGAGGATGCGAGCTCCGAGTCAAGGAGACGATATATCTCTTGGAttctcgaggaggagcctCGTCTTGTCAG CATGGTCGTTGACAAGACGGGCAAAGTACCAGATATCATTCTGTCGCTTGTCAAGCCCACACCTGGGGATGACTCGGCTGGTTTGCGTCATGCCGCCACAGTTGGCAAAGTTCTGTTGAAGGAATGCGATACTGGAAACCAGAAGCTCACTG ATACTCTGATCGACACCGTCATCAAAGTGATTGAAGAGTCTGAGGCCGGGACGtttcaaccatcaaccaagGATGCTGTTCTGTTCCTGCTCAATGCGCCTATGGAAACCCTTAGCCGCAGCCAGCGGGAAGCCACGATGAAGACGTTGATCAGCCACGTTCCACAAACCTCGAACAAGGCGGGACCACTTGGGGTAGACTACTGGGAGCCAGTGCTCTCCTTGATGGTCAAACTAATGAACGAGCCAACCTTCTATGACGGGATGAGCTTCAGCCATTTGGAAACTGTTGGGGCAGGTCTTGTTTTAACGACGGGTAATGATGCCGAAGTTCAGCGCCTCTTCTCTTTGTTGTACGACCTGGCTGTGTTGACTATCCGACAAATGGCAAGCGGAAACCTTGATTCGAGGGAGAAGACATACCTCTCTGATGCCAAGGCGGTGCTTCAGGAGAAGACAGCTGATGGCGATACTGTCGTGCGTCTCGTTCTTCTGCGCGCCTTTCTCGCGACTGTCCAAGAGTCCAAGACTGCCCCAAGGCTGGAGAAGGCTGGTCTGGACTTCAGCGGCCTTGGAGATGACCTATTCCAGATGGCTTCATCCGTTGCGACAGCCGGCAAATGGCGTGGAAAGAAACTACTGGCTCTTCTGTTCGCGTTGTCTGCTCTTGACAGTATGGGACGCGATTCTGTCAAGCAAGCGGTCGCCTCTGCCGTGAAGCCACTCGTCAAGACTAGCGACAAGCTGGTTGACGAAGGCATCCAAGCTGGTTGGTCCATCCGCATGTTCTTGGCAGACCACTTCCTCGAATCCCTCGAGTCCCCATTCCAAATCGAGCTCGACATGGAGATTTCCGAGACTGGCGAGGTCATCAAGTCCGCCATCGAAGTCCCAGTTCTCCGCAAATACGTCGACGCCGTAGTCCGCCACGCCGACGAACCCATCAAACTCCAATACCTCaaagacctcctcctcaccaaaccccccagcCGAAACGAACTCCTTGGCcgtctcctcatcatcgaccAATtaatccaccacctcaaggGTTCTaaaccatcctcttcctcctccgaatTCGAcctcccccaagcccacgccatcctcaccaaatccctccccgccctcaccaccctcccgcACATAATccaaacaaccaaaacaatTTTGTTTCTTCTCGACCACTCAACAATGAAACAGTTCAACATcgacctcaccctctcccgcgtctccctcctcgccaactcctcctctttccagACCCTCCTCGcttcccaatcccaactcTACCTCCCTTTGTGCTCCCTCCTAGAAGTAGTGATAAAAcgtcaccgccaccgcctcgagGGCCACTTCCACAtcgtcctctccccccttcaGGACCTCCTCCGGTTACTCCTCTCCAAGTGCGACTCCTCCCCACAGTGGGAGAAGAACGCCCAGCGATTCTCCCGACTCCTCACGCTTATCTGCGAGCCCACTGCAGCTACCACCGCGCAGACAAATCACACTGTCCTCGAATCGGAAAAGGACAGGGCGAAGAGGTATGCGGGGCAGTACATGTAtttggtgttgatgcagTACATCAAGTGCCAGCTGGAGTATGTTGCTCCGCCGCACGCGATTAAGGAAgtgctggagaaggaggggatgtATGCTATCATTAGGATTACGAGccaggaggggttgaagattATGAgtgaggggatggatggtggggggagggtggtgtttaaggagttgtggaggaggtgggagaggtttgGGAAGTGGACTGGTGTGTAG
- the MIC10 gene encoding Mitochondrial inner membrane organizing system component (EggNog:ENOG503P6M1; COG:S; BUSCO:EOG09265PQX) produces the protein MADTAPATTTSPTSRAVSRPVSEALLNEKWDRCFSNLIIKSSLGLGFGVVFSVLLFKRRAWPAFVGVGFGAGRAYEECNSSLKQAAKEIRKQA, from the exons ATGGCCGACACCGCCCCCGCGACGACgacatcccccacctcccgcGCTGTCTCCCGCCCCGTCAGCGAAGCCCTCCTCAACGAGAAG TGGGACCGCtgcttctccaacctcatcatcaagtcctccctcggcctcggctTCGGCGTAGTCTTCTcagtcctcctcttcaagcGCAGGGCGTGGCCCGCCTTCGTCGGCGTCGGCTTCGGTGCCGGCAGGGCGTACGAGGAGTGCAATTCCAGCTTGAAgcaggctgccaaggagatCAGGAAGCAAGCCTAG